In Cellvibrio polysaccharolyticus, a genomic segment contains:
- the tsaA gene encoding tRNA (N6-threonylcarbamoyladenosine(37)-N6)-methyltransferase TrmO produces MEFSFPAIGILRSCFNEKFATPRQPGLAAHATARLEFLPPYNQPEALEGLETCSHIWVQFVFHANQRKTWSAKVRPPRLGGNRSMGVFATRSPVRPSPIGLSVVKLEAVHCEGDRCWLELSGIDMIDGTPVLDIKPYVPYVDCVTNATNFFADQPPPLLPVTFGHEAETRLAQLEQSNRSLYGNLRTLLVEVLQQDPRPAYQQPDAERIYGARLCDVNVRWRYDTLSNPLVIEVIDIN; encoded by the coding sequence ATGGAATTCAGTTTTCCCGCCATAGGCATTCTGCGCAGCTGTTTCAATGAAAAATTTGCTACCCCGCGGCAACCGGGCCTGGCCGCGCATGCCACCGCACGATTGGAATTTTTGCCGCCTTACAATCAGCCGGAAGCACTGGAAGGACTGGAAACCTGCAGCCATATCTGGGTGCAATTTGTATTTCATGCCAACCAGCGCAAAACCTGGTCCGCCAAAGTGCGTCCTCCGCGCTTGGGCGGTAATCGCAGCATGGGGGTTTTTGCCACCCGCTCGCCGGTTCGTCCATCGCCAATCGGCTTATCGGTGGTAAAGCTGGAGGCGGTTCACTGCGAAGGCGACCGCTGCTGGCTGGAGCTGTCCGGCATCGACATGATTGACGGTACACCGGTGCTGGATATCAAACCTTATGTACCCTATGTAGACTGCGTGACCAACGCCACCAATTTTTTTGCCGACCAACCTCCGCCCCTGCTACCGGTAACCTTTGGGCATGAGGCAGAAACCCGTCTGGCGCAGCTGGAGCAGAGCAACAGGTCGCTTTATGGCAATTTACGGACATTGTTGGTGGAAGTGTTGCAACAGGACCCCCGCCCCGCCTATCAGCAACCGGATGCCGAACGTATTTACGGCGCCCGCCTGTGTGATGTGAATGTGCGCTGGCGCTATGACACCCTTTCAAACCCGCTTGTTATTGAAGTTATCGACATCAACTGA
- a CDS encoding DUF4197 domain-containing protein has protein sequence MPLLKTLCIALPLLTLTACSANLPQVMQTGADVASASGYNNQAQLVRGIKEALELGSTRAATQLATTGGYSQSALYRIALPENLQPLAKNLRQLGLGSQLDRVENLMNQGAEKAAAEASAVFITAVKNMTITDALGIVRGSDTAATDYFRQQTETILRQRYAPIIKQNLQQIGFYNQYQQLLNTYNQLPLANKPSLDLEQHVLEQSLNGLFRQIATEEKQIRKDPIGRGSSIIGAVFAQ, from the coding sequence ATGCCTCTTCTGAAAACACTCTGCATTGCCCTGCCACTGCTTACCCTGACCGCCTGCTCTGCCAACCTGCCGCAGGTGATGCAAACCGGGGCTGACGTTGCCAGCGCCTCCGGCTATAACAACCAGGCGCAGCTGGTGCGCGGTATCAAGGAAGCGCTGGAACTGGGCAGCACGAGGGCCGCTACGCAACTGGCGACCACCGGTGGTTACAGCCAAAGCGCTCTGTATCGCATTGCTCTGCCAGAGAACCTGCAACCGCTGGCCAAAAATTTGCGTCAACTCGGCCTTGGCTCGCAGCTGGATCGGGTTGAAAACCTGATGAACCAGGGCGCCGAAAAGGCCGCCGCCGAAGCCTCGGCAGTTTTTATTACCGCGGTTAAGAACATGACCATTACCGATGCGCTGGGGATTGTTCGTGGCAGCGACACCGCCGCCACCGACTATTTCCGCCAGCAAACCGAAACGATATTGCGTCAGCGCTACGCGCCCATCATCAAACAGAACCTGCAACAAATCGGCTTTTATAACCAGTATCAGCAATTGTTAAACACCTACAACCAGCTGCCGCTGGCTAACAAGCCGTCGCTGGATCTTGAACAACATGTGCTGGAGCAAAGCCTGAATGGCCTGTTCCGCCAGATCGCGACAGAAGAGAAACAGATCCGTAAAGACCCGATTGGTCGCGGAAGTAGCATTATCGGTGCTGTTTTTGCCCAATAA
- the rpiA gene encoding ribose-5-phosphate isomerase RpiA — translation MTQDELKQAVARAAVEYIKPKLHGDDIIGVGTGSTANFFIDYLANIKESFGGAVASSDASADRLREHGIEVFDLNSVDQLVVYVDGADESNHHLELIKGGGAALTREKIVVAAAKEFVCIADESKWVDVLGQFPLPVEVIPMARSYVARELVKLGGDPVYREGVITDNGNVILDVHNMSIIDPKALETAINQITGVVTNGLFARRGADVLLLGTADGVRMLYPKYQS, via the coding sequence ATGACCCAGGATGAACTGAAACAGGCGGTTGCCCGTGCGGCCGTGGAATACATCAAACCCAAGCTGCACGGCGACGATATTATCGGCGTAGGCACCGGCTCAACCGCCAACTTTTTTATTGATTACCTGGCCAATATCAAAGAGTCTTTTGGTGGTGCGGTAGCCAGCTCGGACGCCTCTGCCGACCGTTTGAGAGAACACGGTATTGAAGTGTTTGATCTGAATAGCGTGGATCAACTGGTGGTGTATGTGGATGGTGCTGATGAGAGCAACCACCATCTTGAATTGATCAAAGGCGGTGGCGCGGCGCTGACCCGCGAAAAAATTGTCGTCGCCGCAGCAAAAGAGTTTGTTTGTATTGCTGACGAGAGCAAGTGGGTTGATGTGCTCGGCCAGTTCCCGCTGCCGGTTGAAGTGATTCCCATGGCACGCTCTTACGTTGCCCGCGAACTGGTGAAGCTGGGCGGTGATCCGGTGTACCGCGAAGGCGTGATTACCGATAACGGCAACGTGATTCTCGATGTGCACAACATGTCGATTATCGATCCGAAAGCGCTGGAAACCGCCATCAACCAGATTACCGGTGTGGTAACCAACGGTCTGTTCGCCCGCCGCGGTGCCGATGTGCTGTTATTGGGCACCGCCGACGGTGTAAGAATGCTTTATCCGAAATATCAGTCCTGA
- the serA gene encoding phosphoglycerate dehydrogenase, which produces MSKTSLDKSKIKFLLLEGVHQSAVDTLLESGYTNIEYLKTALAEDELIEKIQDAHFVGLRSRTQLTRRVFENAPKLIAAGCFCIGTNQVDLKAAQEFGVAVFNAPYSNTRSVAELVIAEAILLLRNIPSKNFICHRGGWDKSATGSYEIRGKTLGLIGYGSIGSQTSVLAESLGMHVQFYDVVSKLPLGNASQVRSLDELLATSDIISLHVPETGATRNMMGRREIELMKKGAILINASRGTVVDIDALADAIKAGNLTGAAIDVFPEEPKANGDEFISPLRGLENVILTPHIGGSTMEAQANIGVEVAEKLIKYSDNGTTTSSVNFPEVALPGHPEAHRLLHVHANVPGVLSAINKVFSDNNINIAAQYLQTNDKVGYVVLDINSPYSEVALEQLRNVEGTIRCRVLF; this is translated from the coding sequence ATGAGCAAAACGTCCCTGGACAAAAGCAAAATCAAATTTCTGCTGCTGGAAGGTGTCCATCAGTCAGCCGTCGATACCCTGCTGGAGTCCGGCTACACCAATATCGAATACCTGAAAACTGCGCTGGCAGAAGATGAGCTGATCGAAAAAATTCAGGATGCACATTTTGTTGGCTTGCGCTCACGCACCCAGTTGACCCGCCGCGTTTTTGAAAATGCGCCAAAACTGATTGCCGCCGGCTGCTTCTGCATTGGCACCAACCAGGTGGACTTGAAAGCCGCCCAGGAATTCGGCGTAGCCGTTTTTAACGCCCCCTACTCCAACACCCGTTCGGTGGCCGAGCTGGTTATTGCCGAAGCCATTCTGTTGCTGCGCAATATTCCGTCCAAGAACTTCATCTGCCATCGCGGCGGCTGGGACAAATCAGCCACCGGTTCCTACGAAATTCGGGGCAAAACCCTCGGTTTGATCGGCTACGGCTCTATTGGCAGCCAGACCAGCGTACTGGCCGAGTCGCTGGGCATGCACGTACAGTTTTATGATGTGGTTTCCAAACTGCCGCTGGGTAATGCGTCCCAGGTGCGCAGCCTCGATGAACTGCTGGCAACTTCTGACATCATCAGCTTGCACGTACCGGAAACCGGTGCCACCCGCAATATGATGGGCCGTCGTGAAATCGAGCTGATGAAAAAAGGGGCCATCCTGATCAACGCCTCTCGCGGTACCGTGGTTGATATCGATGCCCTGGCCGATGCAATCAAAGCTGGCAACCTGACCGGCGCCGCTATTGACGTATTCCCGGAAGAGCCCAAAGCCAATGGCGATGAGTTCATCAGCCCGCTGCGCGGCCTGGAAAACGTGATTTTGACCCCGCATATCGGCGGCTCCACCATGGAAGCCCAGGCCAATATCGGTGTAGAAGTGGCAGAAAAACTGATCAAGTATTCTGACAACGGCACCACCACCAGTTCGGTCAACTTCCCTGAAGTGGCACTGCCCGGACACCCGGAAGCACACCGCCTGTTACACGTTCATGCCAACGTTCCGGGTGTACTTTCTGCCATTAACAAGGTATTTTCTGACAATAACATCAATATTGCCGCGCAATATCTGCAAACCAATGATAAAGTGGGCTATGTAGTATTAGACATCAATTCCCCGTATAGTGAGGTTGCTCTTGAGCAGCTGCGCAATGTGGAAGGAACCATTCGTTGTCGCGTATTGTTCTGA
- a CDS encoding YrzE family protein yields MMSANIVSGESFDHKIAAVFTSESEALDAAERLRQNTRVRDAQIFILNPHDPHTGKGLEPEDKGIWKTLVRSHIWLGAAGAVAGLLLFALLMAIGIAFITNNAYTSALILLVFGAVGGMMLGGLLTLRPDHEAYLMNARQALKEGKFVVAVHAANSEQQEEAEKILHQKADDTTQSL; encoded by the coding sequence ATGATGTCAGCCAATATTGTCAGTGGCGAAAGCTTCGATCATAAAATCGCAGCCGTTTTTACCAGCGAGAGTGAAGCCCTGGATGCAGCCGAGCGGTTGCGGCAAAACACCCGCGTTCGCGATGCCCAGATCTTTATTCTCAACCCGCACGATCCTCATACCGGCAAAGGCCTGGAGCCGGAAGACAAAGGCATTTGGAAAACCCTGGTGCGCTCACATATCTGGTTGGGTGCCGCCGGCGCAGTAGCCGGGCTGTTACTGTTTGCGCTGCTGATGGCAATCGGCATTGCATTTATCACCAACAATGCCTACACCAGCGCGCTTATTTTGCTGGTTTTCGGTGCGGTAGGCGGCATGATGCTGGGTGGTCTATTAACCTTGCGGCCGGATCATGAGGCGTATTTGATGAATGCCCGCCAGGCATTAAAGGAAGGTAAATTCGTGGTGGCAGTACATGCTGCCAACAGCGAGCAACAGGAAGAAGCTGAAAAAATTCTGCATCAGAAAGCAGACGATACGACCCAATCGCTTTAA
- a CDS encoding choice-of-anchor A family protein yields the protein MRMHAIARNLKVLTGVVLLGLTSVVSATPLSNYNLIVLGDVNANSLHVYDQAFIGGDLKGGWSEFGSRMDKSSRENSVEVAGKITSNGVTVQAGYLAAGTAYNGGINCNGNGLNQNKACNTTDNTLAGKTQALAKELYADSTFFSSLPSNGDLFTADHNNKRFSYTGSDSVAVFNLDGSQLFAQNSNWSLNAGSASTVIINVGGKSISNNGGVNFNNGFQAWANSNNIGASNILWNFYEATSINFGSSRINGSVLAPYADVTMWNDFDGALAAKSYSGSGQVHNHLFNWTAAPVSEVPEPSAMLLMLMGLGLLGLARLRRN from the coding sequence ATGCGTATGCATGCAATCGCAAGAAATTTGAAAGTGTTAACGGGTGTTGTTTTGTTGGGTTTGACCAGCGTTGTATCCGCTACGCCGTTAAGTAACTACAACCTGATTGTGTTGGGCGATGTTAACGCCAACAGTCTCCATGTTTATGACCAGGCGTTTATCGGTGGCGACCTTAAAGGTGGCTGGTCCGAGTTTGGCAGTCGTATGGATAAATCTTCACGCGAGAACAGCGTTGAAGTAGCCGGTAAAATTACCTCCAATGGCGTTACCGTTCAGGCCGGTTATCTGGCGGCGGGCACTGCTTACAATGGCGGTATTAACTGTAATGGTAACGGCCTGAATCAGAACAAGGCTTGTAACACTACTGACAATACCCTGGCGGGCAAAACCCAGGCGTTGGCAAAAGAGTTGTATGCCGATAGCACGTTTTTCTCTTCCTTGCCGAGCAATGGCGATCTGTTTACTGCTGACCACAACAACAAGCGTTTCAGCTACACCGGTAGCGACAGTGTTGCGGTGTTCAATCTGGATGGCAGCCAACTGTTTGCTCAGAACAGCAACTGGTCATTGAATGCCGGTTCTGCTTCTACCGTTATTATTAACGTGGGTGGCAAGTCCATCTCCAATAATGGCGGTGTGAACTTTAACAATGGCTTCCAGGCATGGGCCAACAGCAACAATATTGGTGCCAGCAATATTCTCTGGAACTTCTATGAAGCGACCAGCATTAACTTTGGCTCAAGCCGCATCAATGGTTCGGTGTTGGCTCCTTATGCTGATGTAACCATGTGGAATGATTTTGACGGTGCTTTGGCTGCCAAGTCTTACTCAGGTTCAGGCCAGGTGCATAACCATTTGTTCAACTGGACGGCTGCACCGGTAAGTGAAGTTCCGGAGCCATCTGCGATGTTGTTGATGCTGATGGGCCTGGGTTTGTTAGGTCTTGCGCGGTTGCGTCGCAACTGA
- the ilvA gene encoding threonine ammonia-lyase, biosynthetic, which translates to MPESYIKRILNARIYDLAVETPLDDARSLSQRLDNRVLLKREDLQPVFSFKIRGAYNKLQQLSEEERAKGVIAASAGNHAQGLALGAKHLGIKATIVMPRTTPNIKVDAVKARGGKVVLHGDSYDEAAAHAQKLVEEKGLTYIHPFDDPDVIAGQGTIALEILRQFPGHIDAIFVPVGGGGICAGISAYVKYVRPEIKVIAVESDESACLKAAMDKNRRVTLPHVGIFADGIAVAQIGQETFRVIRNSIDDVLTVNTDEICAAIKDIFDDTRSIAEPAGATALAGLKKYVAQTGCKGQTLIAIDSGANTNFDRLRYISERTEFGEQREAILAVTIPERPGAYKEFCQALGKRNITEFNYRYADQRAAKIFVGVQVGVGGADRQELLTDLQEKGYEVVDMTENELAKLHIRHMVGGHAHNVEDEVVYRFEFPERPGALYTFLTRLAGRWNISMFHYRNHGSAAGRVFVGMQVPKAERAQVKQFLDELGYPYKNETDNEAYQFFLG; encoded by the coding sequence ATGCCAGAGTCTTATATCAAACGTATTCTCAATGCCCGTATCTATGATCTCGCGGTAGAAACGCCGCTGGATGATGCCCGCTCGCTATCGCAGCGGCTGGATAATCGGGTGCTGCTCAAACGTGAAGATTTGCAGCCGGTTTTCTCCTTCAAAATTCGCGGCGCTTACAACAAGCTGCAGCAACTGTCGGAAGAAGAGCGTGCCAAAGGCGTGATTGCGGCATCGGCAGGAAATCATGCGCAGGGTCTTGCGCTGGGGGCAAAACACCTCGGCATCAAAGCGACTATCGTCATGCCGCGCACCACGCCCAACATTAAAGTGGACGCGGTAAAAGCGCGCGGCGGCAAAGTTGTGTTGCACGGCGACAGCTATGACGAAGCCGCCGCCCACGCGCAAAAACTGGTGGAAGAAAAAGGGCTTACCTATATTCATCCGTTTGATGACCCGGATGTGATTGCCGGCCAGGGCACCATCGCGCTGGAAATTTTGCGTCAGTTTCCCGGCCACATTGATGCCATTTTTGTGCCGGTTGGCGGCGGTGGCATTTGTGCCGGTATCTCCGCTTACGTGAAATACGTGCGCCCGGAGATCAAGGTGATCGCGGTAGAGTCTGACGAGTCGGCCTGCCTTAAAGCCGCCATGGATAAAAACCGTCGCGTTACTCTGCCGCACGTGGGCATCTTTGCTGACGGCATTGCCGTGGCGCAAATCGGCCAGGAAACCTTCCGTGTCATTCGCAACAGCATTGACGATGTGCTGACCGTGAACACCGACGAAATCTGTGCGGCCATCAAGGATATCTTTGACGATACCCGTTCTATTGCCGAACCTGCCGGGGCTACGGCGCTGGCCGGTTTGAAAAAATACGTGGCGCAAACCGGTTGCAAAGGGCAAACCCTGATTGCGATCGACAGTGGTGCCAACACCAATTTTGATCGCCTGCGTTACATTTCCGAGCGCACCGAATTCGGCGAACAGCGCGAGGCTATTCTGGCGGTAACCATTCCGGAGCGTCCGGGTGCTTACAAGGAGTTCTGTCAGGCGCTCGGCAAACGCAATATCACCGAGTTCAACTACCGTTATGCCGATCAGCGCGCCGCCAAAATTTTTGTCGGTGTGCAAGTGGGTGTTGGTGGTGCTGATCGCCAGGAATTGCTCACCGACCTGCAGGAGAAAGGCTACGAAGTGGTCGACATGACCGAAAACGAGCTGGCCAAATTGCACATCCGTCATATGGTGGGCGGTCATGCACACAACGTTGAAGACGAAGTGGTTTATCGCTTTGAGTTCCCCGAGCGGCCAGGCGCCCTCTACACCTTTCTGACCCGTTTGGCGGGGCGCTGGAATATCTCCATGTTCCATTACCGCAATCACGGCTCTGCCGCCGGACGTGTTTTTGTCGGCATGCAGGTGCCCAAAGCGGAGCGCGCCCAAGTCAAACAATTCCTTGATGAGCTGGGTTACCCCTACAAAAACGAAACCGATAACGAAGCCTACCAATTCTTCCTCGGCTGA
- a CDS encoding DUF3482 domain-containing protein, which yields MDKIPHLSVVGHPNKGKSSLVATLTENDSVRISVESGTTIQADSFEFQVEGAVYLRLTDTPGFQRSRQVLAWLQSAPDADADRPARVRAFLAEPGHAERFPDEVALLAPIMAGSGILYVVDASQPVTAADEAEMTILQWTGQPRMAVMNPMGVATLQSVWQPLLSGFFQQVLLFNPLTATPAQRLALLRSLGDLAPGWQKPVAALCERLVLRDHQRLEAMAHSLARYWIEQMARREPLTLLDQQGFNRAGDKLRQKLDDAETAFCRELLALWGHRQASLAREVEWELGDDKLMNTETWYLWGLKQKQLVLVSGAAGAATGLVVDLGVGGTSMMLGAVSGGVLGSLGGWWASQQLPGKRLGWLPLTRQKQFAGPVQHPNFPLVVMARALAFARQLQWRSHARREQLALQSSAAHWRQSEQVNLLQWAGAIRKDRWKPAQQDALSGWIVEKLSAADDNSGANNQD from the coding sequence ATGGATAAAATCCCGCATTTGAGCGTGGTCGGTCACCCTAACAAAGGGAAATCATCGCTGGTGGCGACGCTGACGGAAAATGATAGCGTGCGCATCAGTGTTGAATCCGGCACGACCATTCAGGCTGACAGTTTCGAGTTTCAGGTAGAGGGCGCGGTGTATTTGCGCCTTACGGATACGCCCGGTTTTCAACGCTCCCGTCAGGTGCTGGCCTGGTTGCAATCCGCGCCGGACGCCGATGCCGATCGCCCGGCGCGGGTCAGAGCCTTTCTTGCCGAACCCGGCCATGCCGAGCGCTTCCCCGATGAAGTTGCCTTGCTCGCGCCTATCATGGCTGGCAGTGGCATCTTGTATGTAGTGGATGCCAGCCAGCCGGTCACCGCGGCCGATGAAGCAGAAATGACTATTCTGCAATGGACCGGACAACCGCGTATGGCGGTGATGAACCCGATGGGGGTGGCAACGCTGCAAAGTGTCTGGCAGCCACTGTTGAGTGGTTTTTTTCAGCAGGTTTTGTTGTTCAACCCGTTAACAGCAACACCGGCGCAGCGATTGGCTTTGTTGCGCTCGCTGGGCGATCTGGCGCCTGGCTGGCAAAAGCCGGTTGCTGCTTTATGCGAACGTCTGGTATTGCGCGATCACCAGCGCCTTGAAGCCATGGCGCACAGTCTGGCGCGTTACTGGATTGAACAAATGGCGCGTCGCGAGCCGCTGACATTGCTGGATCAGCAGGGCTTTAACCGTGCGGGCGACAAGTTGCGCCAGAAGCTGGACGATGCCGAAACCGCATTTTGTCGCGAACTGCTGGCATTGTGGGGGCATCGTCAGGCATCACTGGCGCGTGAGGTCGAATGGGAGTTGGGCGATGACAAACTCATGAATACCGAAACCTGGTATTTATGGGGGTTAAAGCAAAAGCAATTGGTGCTGGTAAGTGGTGCAGCCGGTGCCGCTACCGGGCTGGTGGTAGATTTGGGGGTGGGTGGCACATCCATGATGTTAGGCGCGGTATCCGGTGGTGTGCTGGGTTCGCTGGGTGGCTGGTGGGCATCGCAACAACTACCCGGCAAACGGCTTGGCTGGCTACCACTCACCCGGCAAAAGCAATTTGCCGGGCCGGTGCAGCACCCCAATTTTCCGTTGGTGGTGATGGCCCGGGCGCTGGCGTTTGCACGGCAATTGCAATGGCGAAGCCATGCCAGACGCGAACAGCTGGCGTTGCAATCCAGTGCCGCGCACTGGCGTCAATCCGAGCAGGTGAATTTGTTGCAATGGGCGGGGGCTATCCGCAAGGACCGGTGGAAACCGGCCCAACAGGATGCGCTGTCAGGCTGGATTGTCGAGAAGTTATCGGCCGCCGATGACAACAGCGGCGCCAACAATCAGGACTGA
- a CDS encoding DUF2868 domain-containing protein: MSLFRWPFATAPSAVALSIRLTPLTALAAFVLGIVMAAAGLAYSAEGRINVIYVWLLWAGLPLLGSLLAVIPALTGRRRPWLFRWRQQHAQWHPSLAERLSMALLLQVWWLIAALGLLCGFGFLLLFSDLAFGWRSTLLQGPEPLYHLARGLALPWRELWPAALPSMELVEATRFYRIQPAPVDPQLAGGWWSFLLASMLVYNLLPRSLLAGILILRLQLLKRKVPVVSGSTAVVDRGAEPVLQARSLQDWQQVPVITWELADAGVEAAALRLGNNDWQRDEQQFRDWLKSPQEHLVWQVNAERSPVAELADLITMARSDGIRHQALRVVSGPQTDPQRHIASWQMFAARQGLVWLEQVS, encoded by the coding sequence TTGTCTTTATTTCGCTGGCCCTTTGCCACGGCACCTTCTGCCGTTGCACTTTCAATTCGCCTGACGCCACTTACGGCGCTGGCTGCCTTCGTGCTGGGCATTGTGATGGCGGCGGCCGGGCTGGCTTATTCTGCCGAGGGGCGCATCAACGTAATTTATGTGTGGTTATTGTGGGCCGGGCTGCCTTTACTGGGTTCGTTGCTTGCGGTGATTCCGGCCTTGACCGGGCGCCGTCGCCCCTGGCTGTTCCGCTGGCGTCAGCAACATGCACAATGGCACCCCTCCCTTGCAGAGCGCTTGTCGATGGCGTTGTTGTTGCAAGTCTGGTGGCTTATCGCTGCTCTGGGGCTGTTGTGCGGCTTCGGCTTTTTACTGCTATTTTCCGACCTGGCATTTGGCTGGCGCTCCACTTTGTTGCAGGGCCCCGAGCCGCTTTATCACCTGGCTCGCGGCCTTGCTCTTCCCTGGCGGGAACTCTGGCCTGCCGCCTTGCCCTCTATGGAGCTGGTAGAGGCAACCCGCTTTTACCGCATTCAGCCAGCGCCGGTTGATCCGCAATTAGCCGGTGGCTGGTGGTCATTTTTATTAGCCAGCATGCTGGTTTACAACCTGCTGCCACGGTCTCTGTTGGCGGGCATTCTAATATTGCGATTACAGTTGCTGAAGAGAAAAGTACCGGTGGTTAGCGGTAGTACGGCGGTAGTGGATCGTGGTGCCGAGCCGGTATTGCAAGCGCGTTCGTTACAGGATTGGCAGCAGGTGCCGGTGATCACCTGGGAGCTGGCGGATGCCGGTGTAGAGGCCGCGGCGTTGCGCCTGGGTAATAACGATTGGCAGCGTGACGAACAGCAATTTCGTGATTGGCTGAAAAGTCCGCAAGAACATCTGGTCTGGCAGGTTAATGCAGAGCGCTCGCCGGTGGCGGAATTGGCTGATCTCATCACCATGGCGCGCAGCGATGGCATTCGCCATCAGGCGTTGCGCGTTGTCAGCGGACCGCAAACAGATCCGCAGCGTCACATCGCCAGTTGGCAAATGTTTGCTGCCCGGCAGGGGCTGGTTTGGCTGGAGCAAGTAAGTTGA